GTCAAACACTGAATTATGTTGCTTTTATACCTCATGTATGATTTTCTGTTCAGTGGCCAAAAGAAATTTAATTGCGTTTTGTGCCTGCTACAATAACATGAATTAACTCATTAGCTTCTGCTGACTAATGCAGTAGTGCATTCTAAATAACTAAATATTTTAACattctgtgtttttaaacatttaattacTGTGCACTTTTAGCCCGCATATGAACATCTGTTCAGTTCTCAAGGGAAGCAGTTTATTAATCAGACTGTTAGCTTCTGCTTATTAATGTGTTTGCATCATGAATAAATAATATGCTGATTAAAGGTTGTGGTGCGACGTATGCTCAGGAAAACACAGTAAGTGTGAAAGAGACAAAACGATGGACAGTCTCAAAAAACAGACACATAATGAAACTCACAGGAGTGTTAGTGTGACCAGAGACATAGGTGGGCGGAGTCCCGCTGTAGCAGCCAAGATTCCTGGGAATCACAGACACCTGGACGGGGCTACAAGCCTTTGAAAAGAGGCAGACAGGTGCAAACACAAATCAGTGTGTCTGActaatatttataataataatactaataataatcattTATATTTGTAGATAACGTAAAAACTTTCTCGTCTGTGTGGAAGTGTTTTCTCTCTCACTGTCACAAAGCGACCGTTTACAGGCGCGGTGCTATGGGGCAAATGCAGGTCAGCGGCTACATGCGCAGCTTTGTGATGCATAAAACTGTGTCGTTTACTGGCAGACTTCCACGCGGGGGAAGGAGATGTTTATTTCTCATTTACTCACGTCCtgatttcacaggaaatatgataTGATTGGTTGAATGTGGGTCCCGAGCAGTGGGAAAATCCTGTATTCATGCACACACTccataaaaatacacacacatttaATAATTCACACCAACCGCAGCTGCTCTGTCGTCTTTCATTGCTCTGAACTCTCAAACTAACCCCCTTAAAGCCTCATCTTCCTACAGAGAGTTGATGCTATGACGTTCACAGTTATTAACAATAAACGTTTGGATTTTCCAAATGCAACCATGAAATCCCCATGTTGGTCAGCGCCAAAATTTTAATAAGCTCATGAAAGATATCTTTTCAGAGTTTATGTTTTATTAACAGAGATTTTGGAAAGATGGTGCAGTGagccaaaaagaaaaattaaaagttCAAAAAGGCAAATATGGACATTTATGAGGCCCCAAATGTTGGATGAAAATGATAAGTTACTTTTTAAGTTAGTCAAATCCGTCCGGTGAGTTATTACTGGTTCCCAAATAAAATAAGATGTATTACATTTTGGCATGACTTTTACCTTTTGACTGTACTCACCTGATAGAGATGTTCTGTGTGGATCTGCAAGAAGCTGCTGGGGGCCGATTGGCTGAGTGGACTGGGCCTGTTCGTGCCCGGACCAGAGCTGGAGTTGGACCTGGGCCTGTGCGCTGGGGGGATCTGGAGTTCAGAGCATGGAGGAGGAAAGCAGGAGGTCCAGCAGAGATGAGAGGACAAGGCCTGGCCCAGAGCCTGCGGAGAAGGAGCTGGAGCAAATCGGGCATCTGTGGACTCACAGGAGATCTTTGTGTAGTAGAAGTCCTCTTCCCTCTGGGAGTGAGCTGATCCACTGCTATGAGGACAAGTGAAGCAGATCAACGACCAAAGTAACACCacaaaatgcaaaaatacagtatttttattttaataagtgttattcatgaaatatatatatatatatatatatatatatatatatatatatatatatatatatatatatatatatatatatatatatgccaataTAAAAATATATTGAAATTAAAAAGGTAAgacctattttttttattttaatagatTTTTAAACTATAATGAATACCTTTGaaaatgtttaaacatttaaatacaaataaaatgaaaaatacaataaaatataaaataaataaataaataatgataataaataaataaataatgccaaagaaaattaaattaaaataaatgcaataaaaaaattatgaaggtaaaaatgcattatttattgtatttaaaaaaataaaatatttaaatacaaataaaatggaaaacATAACAATATAGCAAAAGATAAACacaaatgtttatttatatatacacCATATATTaaactttatatttaaaaaaaaattatagaattataaaaatgtaaaaaaaaaaaaattaaaaataaataatggcaatgaaaattaaggtaaaaatgcattatttattgtatttttttttccaaaaaacatttaaatacaaataaaatggaaaaatacaatataacaaaagataaacacaaaacacacacacacacacacacacacacacacacacacacacacacacacacacacacacacacacacacacacagtatattaAAGTTTAAATTTCAAAGAAATTATAGAattataaaaatgtaaaaaacatttaaaaataaataatgacaaTAAGAATTAAgctaaaacaacaaagaaaaaataaaagcaaataaaaatagaaaataatataataatagagGCACTGTGATTTATAATTAAGTCACAGTGCCTCTATTACATACAAATTAATTCCTATTTATTTATGAACATTGCTTCCTGGCTCAGAAATGCTTTCAATGGATAAATTACCTGGATTCCACTAACACATTATCAAACTCCCAGGCTTTCCATGCCTGGAATACACCTCTATAATCCTATTATCTTTCCAACATGATGAATAGACACGTTGTGATGATCATCATTCGCAACATCGTGTCTGACGGTAAAAAGCAAGACGTGCGTCGACTCACCCTAGATGAAGCATACGGACATGTTTTTTCATTCCAACTGAAGATGTAAGGACTTTGCCACAGCTGGGCCACAGACATTGATAGACACCtctgaaagagctctgagaaacagACAGCAGAGGAGGCGGAGATGATGCCAACAGGAGGAAACATCAAGGCGCAATCAAACACATGCAAATATCTGGACATGCAATACATCAGAAGAGCTTTATTGTTCATATTATCCACCTTATCAGCAGGTGAAATGTGTCTGTAAAACAGGTGCTGAAGCTTAGTTTTTGTTCTTGCCTTCACGACCGAGTGACAAGGCTTTTGAAATATTCTTGCAATATTCTCCAAAACAGCAGGTGGTAGTAGTGAGCCCAAGTACAAGATGCAGTTTTCTTTTCTGCCTCATTTTGGTGAGCTTTCTGATCATCGTAGGACAGTTGTTTTGTCCCCACAGGACAACAAACTTTCTATTATTACAAGCTCCATAAATGAAGAGCCTTCCTTTGAGTAAATATTGATATGCACCTTTAGCTTTTTGGCATTTAGCTCCTCCCCCTGGTCAGGCTCCATCTGTACTCCTTCATCTGGACTGCTATCCATCTCAGTCACGGACGGCGAGGGGGCGGGGCTCATGTTTCCGTGGTCCCAGCTCCAGTACCCACTGCTGCCACTGTCAGAAAGTTCGCCGCCACCGCACTCCATTTCAGCGGGCGGAGATGGACCAACTGGAAGAAAGCGAAGTGGTGTTACCATGACATCTAAATGTTTCAGCGGTCAAACGATGCTGACCCATTTTCTTAAACCTTTTTCTGGCTAAGCCTACGTATGTACAGAGATGGCGATATGGTTAGCTAGCTATCAAGATAGTTTGCTAGATAGGTTTTTCCATTCATCTTGCACATTAATACATTTTTCAATCGGAGTCAATACGATAAATGTTACAATTTAACACTTATTTCCTTACTGTTCGTATACATTTATGCATAATTTGGCTCAACTTTTGGTTCTTCTTGCATTGCTGGCCTCTGTGAGGTGTTGATTGGCCTGTGTGTAGGTGCAGTGGCAAACCTGATCCAGGATCGGTCTGTGGAGGGCTTTGAACCACAGGGTTACAGGACAGACTTGTTAAAACCATGGCTGCCATAATTTCGTCCATCTCCACTGACTCTGGGCTGCGGAAACTGGACACAACATACAATCAGCACAACATTTGCCTGCTTATGCACACATCACTGGAAGGTTCAGGCAGAACTCTAAAGTTGGGGTTTCACTTTTAAGTcatttttctcagttacattaaggcagaggtggtggccaagtggttagtgcgcttggtttcagtgtggaaggttcccagttccaaccccacccctgccacatttctccatgtaatatggagttgtgtcagatgtACCCTGGGGTTAGAAAAAAGCTCAGGCTGGTTTATATCTTGGGTATATTTAGACCTTGGGGTATAGCCCAGAACATACAAAGGGTATAAAACAGGCTAGCCCACTTGAACACTGGGTACAGTGCCAGCAGGGGGTATATCTTGGATTGTTACTCCGTTGTATAGGTTGGTCATCCAACGACTATGCAATAGAACCACCTACTCAACAATCAACATTAGTGTGATGTCACATTATTTGGTCCCAACAAACTGCCACATTATATCTCCCCAACTGAAAGCAGTGAGGTACCATACTACTGTTGGTTGACCAGGAAGAAGGCACCAGGTGCCCAGACTTGAACCTGCAACCTTCTGCACACAAGACCAGTGATTTAACCTCCGAGTCACCACCTTCCTCACTCCATGAATATTCCAATCTTGTTGTCCAGCTGACTGCAACCCATAAACCTTAACAATGTGTTAACAATGAATCACCTGTGGGGTGCTTCTCCAGTTGTCGACATGTTGCAGATGTGCAATGTGGGAGCTGTTGTTTGCGGAGGAGCAGCCAGGTTGCTCTGGCCTTCCTTGGCGTCCATCTGCTGCAGGCGAACCGGTGTCTTGTTGGGATGCTCGCTGTCCACAAATGTTTTATCTGACTGCCCGCGGCTCTGAGTGCACACCTTCAGAGAGAAACAGTCTTACAATAGGCCCCAACCCACATACAGATAACTGCTCTGCTAGTCACTGCACACGGGCTAAATGACTGAACGTCGACACCAACAGTATAACCCAACGGTTGCTTGATTGGAGTAAATTGACATCCATATAgttacatcttcaaccacttatctgggatcaggtcctGGTGGCAACAGCTCGaggaggggaccccaaacttctctATTccgtgccacattaaccacccctgactgtgggatcctgaggccttcccaggccagtatggagatataatcttccctggggtctcctccaggTGTAagtgcctggaacatctccctagggaggtgcccaggaggcatccttaccagatgcccaaaccacctcagccggttcctttcaatgtgaaggagcagcagctctactccaagctccttgTGAATGACCGAGTTTCTCAACATATCTCTAAGGGAGAAAACAGCCACCCTCGGGAGGAAGCCAATTTcatccgcttgtacccgcgatctttcGGTcacgacccaacactcatgaccataggtgagagtaggaccgaagaatgaccagtagatcgagagcttcttcatcacaacagtacggtaaacCGAATGcgacaccgcccctgctgcgccgattctccggccaatctcacgctccattgtcccctcactcatgaacaagaccctgaggtacttcaaCTCCTTCACTTGTCAAATGAACATGTCTTTGCTATTCTACAACCACTTGTCCCCGTTGGCACAAATAAAGCGGTTAACAGATTATTTCCTCTCCATCTGCTGTGTGCTGCCTGCAGACCTCACAAAATGCCAACAAAACAGTAAGAAAAGGAAGCGGCTGCCAACATGCAACAAAACACAACGTTACATGCAATGGAAAAGAAATGATGTCACCGGTGTTAGCTCATCCATCTTCTGGTTACACAGTGGAGATGACAACACCAACATCAAAGTGCATTGATGAGTGAAACTATGCGCGAGTGCATAAATCCACCATGGCTCACAATGATTGATATAAACCATCTTTTACAGCGTCCTGGCTTGGCTTGGTCGCCTTTTGGCTAATCTGTCGAAAAATTTAACAGAGAGCTATTCCAGGTTAGAGCTAACATTAAAATGtctaaaacatgcttatttagggtctgctcctctctctaccccctgaccaaggcagcgtctctacatctggactgTGGCCGCTCACTGCTCCTactggttagattgtgtctaactgtaattaggacgggGTAAAATCACAGGACAAATTTTGCTGTAtttgtgtacaatgacaaaaaaTGCTCTTCTTCATTAGCACCAACTTATGTAAATATGGGTTTGACAATATGTGCTGTTTCGTATAAAACGAAAATATGCTGAATCAATTAAATCATCAGAAAAAAGTTCCTTAAAAAAACAGACTGGTACTTATATAGAAAGGTATTCAGAGAGAATGGTGACTtatctttatttttaaattaattcatCTGGATCTGCCTCAAAAAAATATGGAATATACTACTacgacaaataataataataataatctttatttGTATGGTGTTGATTTTCTATTTCAAAGCACTTTTACAATAAGATATACATGTCTATAAATAACAGTATGTCAAATTCAAAACATGTTAGCAAATAGTTACGCTAGCTAGtaatattaaatatatatatatatgtttcacACAAAGATGCCCAAATTGTTTTCTTTGAAGGATCATAAAAAATTATGTTGACGTGTGAATTCCATACAAACATATTGTTTTGCATAAAATTAAcacttgaaaataaaataaaaaattataaaacaTGTTTCCTGATGTAATCTTTAATCTGTTCAACAATTTATTAATTTGCAGAATTTGTCCATTTCCATGGTGGGCAACAACAAAGGGGGCGTAGGCCAAATTTAGCCCAGGGGCCCAAAAGTGTGCAGCCCTGACTTAACTTTCCCGACTTTGTCCTGTTTTGCAGAACCAAGCCAAAATGTTCTGGTTTGTTCGCCAATATCTTTTTCACCAAAATTGTTTCTTGGCAGCAGGTATAATGTCAGAATATTCCAGATCAATACACAGGAAGCTACATATTTGTCAACTCAACTTGGAGCGTGGCCTTATTGTGAACTCACCAGGATCTGAGACTGGTGAGGCCTGTTGCTGTTGTGCGTCGTCctggagatgcaagcctggagcCGTGATGGGCCGGCGACCGTCCCATCTGGCTCGGCGACTGTCCCATCTGGCCCGGGTCCAACTCGGCCCTCAGGTCCCATAGCTGCCATGGTGCCGCTGGGAGAACAGTGTCGCCTCCCTGCAGATGCAAAACACCAGAGAGAGCACAACATTGGACTCAGTCAAACTGGTTCTGCCCCAGAATGGAATTCAATGCACTTCAAGAGAGTAGAAATTTAAAAAGAAATGCAACATTGTAatcaatgagagagagagaagaaaagttCAATCAACAAGAATTTTGTCAACAAAATTAAtgaatttcatttaatttgtagCAAATCTTATGTCACAAACTGTTTTGTAACAAGTGATTAGAAATGTTCCACTTGATTTCCCCCATCTGGTATTGAAACATAATAAAACACAAGTTAATTAATGACTACAGTCAGTGCAGGATGTGTACGTACAccaggacatacagtagtgttcagaataatagtagtgctatgtgactaaaaagattaatccaggttttgagtacatttcttattgttacatgggaaacaaggtaccagcagattcagtagattctcacaaatccaacaagaccaagcagtcatgatatgcacactcttaaggctaagaaattgggctattagtaaaaaaaagtagaaaagggggtgttcacaataatagtagcatctgctgttgacgctacaaactcaaaactattatgttcaaactgcttttttagcaatcctgtgaatcactaaactagtatttagttgtataaccacagtttttcatgatttcttcacatctgcgaggcattaattttgttggtttggaaccaagattttactcgtttactagtgtgcttggggtcattgtcttgttgaaacacccatttcaagggcatgtcctcttcaggataaggcaacatgacctcttcaagtattctgacatatccaaactgatccatgatacctggtatgtgatatataggcccaacaccatagtaggagaaacatgcccatatcatgatgcttgcaccaccatgcttcactgtcttcactgtgaactgtggcttgaattcagagtttgggggttgtctcacaaactgtctgtggcccttggacccaaaaagaacaattttactctcattagtccacaaaatattcctccatttctctttaggccagttgatgtgttctttggcaaattgtaacctcttctgcacatgtcttttatttaacagaaggactttgcggggattcttgcaaataaattagcttcacacaggcgtcttctaactgtcacagcacttacaggtaactccagactgtctttgatcatcctgtagcttatcaatgggtgagcctttgccattctggttattcttctattcattttgatggttgttttccgttttctttcatgcgtgtctgtttttttttttttttttttgtccattttatagcattggagatcattgtagatgaacagcctataattttttgcacctgcgtataagttttcccctctccaatcaactttttaatcaaactacgctgttcttctgaacaatgtcttgaacgtcccattttcctcaggctttcaaagagaaaagcatgttcaacaggtgctggcttcatccttaaataggggacacctgattcacacctgtttgttccacaaaattgacaaactcactgactgaatgccacactactattattgtgaacatccccttttctacttttttactaatagcccaatttcatagccttaagagtgtgcatatcatcgatgcttggtcttgttggatttgtgataatctactgcatctaccggtaccttgtttcccgtgtaacaataagaaatatactcaaaacctggattaatctttttagtcacatagcactactattattctgaacactactgtatgtgccctGTTAATTGTTTGTGTTTGCCTTTTTCATATATTGCTATAAAATTTTATTGGtgcactttttgttgttttttaaaactgTTTCACTTCACTTTatgttgtttgtttctgtttaaaatatACTATGTAAATAAAgttaattatattattattaatattatatttTGCATGTAGTTAcagattttgttgtgtgtgtaaAAAATAGTAGACATAAATAGTCTGCCCATTTTGTGAGACAGAAGCCAATaatttagcaaaaatgaaagtgGTGGTGTTGGTGGGTATTCGGTTCATTAAAATTCAAGGGTGGCACTTGCCCACTCAGCCACCTTTCTAGAGCCGCCTATGTCAAGATTAATGTATGGAGAACAAAATGTTTCATTGTTTATTGTGAAGTATCTGTGACCAACAGAGGAACATGCACCACCAAACCAATATaagtaaatagaaaaaaaaatacatatcaaTTTCCGTTACACGGTTTAAAtttatgaagttttttttttttttttgtgcaagtatACTTGAAATGGCTGTTGCATTTCTTTGTGTTTGCTGCTGTTTCAAATGCTCCATTTTTTTGTGGATCCGCGAACGTAGCAGGCAGGCCCAGTTCCCAGCTTTCCAACCAATCAGCGTCGAGTTTCAGAAGTAAACAGGTTCTACAAAGTGGGCGGGTCAGCGCCGCTGATTGGTTGAGTTTCAGTTTCCAGGAACACACCCCCGTTCTGACAACGTGTGAAGACACGAGCCTCGCCGGGAGGGACAGAACccaaaaatacacaaataaataaataaaacaacaaagtaaaaacaaaaaaaagcgtcAAATGATacaccgtaaaaaaaaaaaaaaaattgacgcaGTTTGGTCATCACGGATGAAAACGTGATATAGAACCCAACCGAAAACAGCCGATACCGTCATTAACGCTGCAGAATCCGGTTTTTAAATCCACATTAAAGCATCTACACGTCGTTTTAGACGTGCACAAACATGAACATGCACCCTTCTAAAAAACGGAAATGCAAATATGACGCACGCTGTGCGCACGAAACGGCGCCATTCACACTTTTACAAACAAAATATATATAAGTTGCTTCGTTCTAATGGTGCTATGACTATTTTTTAACAGGTTAACGACAGATTTCTTCTTTAAATCGCATCCTGAGCTCTACCCGGCAACGCAGATTGCGATCAGGAGGGAACACCCCCTTCCTCCCCCAACATGTATTCCAATAACATTACGCGAAACCAAAGCTTAATAAAAGTAAAAATGCATTAAATCACCCGGTGGACCAGCGGAGATCTGCCGTGCGCAGTCCGTCCCGTTGAGCTCTGCAGCGCGCCGTCGTTGGCTGCCCTGTCCCGCCGCTCGCCGGTTCTGTCTGCCGGAAAACAGAAGGGGGTTGGTCGGTCGGATCCGCGCCTACGTGTGTCTGCTTGGTGGACCAATGCCGGCGGTGACAGCTGGACACAGCGCACACATATGAAGCTGCAGCGCACCGCCGTATCACGAGGGGGGAAACACCACAGTGTCTGTGTGTCACAAATCTGTTCACATGAAGTCCAACCTTTCCACAAAATAGTCCTCCACATTTCTTCCAAAATCCTTACAACTCCATCAAAATAAATACAAGCAGCTGGTATAGTTAAATGCATGCGGGAACCAGTGTGTGTTAGTTTGTTAAAGAGGTCATGGTGTGCAAAATATTTTATTGAGCTTTTATAGTTCTATATGGTTGGTGTTTCACCCACTGTTCTAATACCCTCACAATTTGAAGTGTCCCTAATTATCAGAGTGCAAATAAAATGTAGGCATCAAACATCTCGTTTtatacttctgtgacatatgtaacagaagtcCATATTTGAACCCTTGCACATGCTGCACTTTGTGCAACACAGCGTTTGATGCTGTATTTAGGATTAACTGGTTGATTGTAAgataattgggcagcgcagtctcgtttgagggcaggcgctaaaggggtaaaacatgatgcataaGACGTAATTTCAAAAACATGgcgttttctctgagtttttgggcaaattacatgcaaacaaagtgaaaatgcaaacaaaaagaaaatgcaaacaaaaagtgatgatgtgttgtggtttgtttatgacccgtagCACAAACATGTGGAgatggttttgcaggcgagagaacgcagctactctggttagaaatggactgcatttatatagcgcttttccatctgtatcagatgctcaaagcgctttacaattatgccccacattcaccccaatgtcagggtgctgccatacaaggcgctcactacacaccaggagcaatgagGTTAGCTGCGTAGGCTAAAACTTACCGACACAGTGTCTCCCATTTGCTTCATCTTCCCttttccactgggaaccaaatttttttttcgcaactgctttggtgattatAGCCGAAAAGAAAATAGTAAACCATTTTCCCATGTGAAGTTacgtatgctgtgtatatattacacAACGGCAGCAGCTGTCCCCATaactggtcaaatcccgcaatatcacttaGGGTTCAAAGGAGACAGTGGTGCCCAGTTGTTGCACAAACCTCAGTGGAAAAGTAGCCAGCTGGCGTTAGCAAAATGTTGACGTGATGGTATGTAGTTGGTGGTTACTGAAATTATATCCATACAATAAAAGAAGATAAAATTCTTGGAAAGATTTCCCTCAAGGGTTATGTGGGTACTAAGTGGGTGTGTTCTTCAATTGCACAGGTTAAGCAAGACTCATAAGGGCTCAAACCAAGGCCAACATATTGATTGTCCAGTTCCACCTGCCCTCCAACCAACTATGTGGGCATCAAAAAAAATTTGTAGTAAGCATTGGGCCAAAGTGGTCTAAACTGAGGCATACAGTATGTGGGTGCAATAAGAAGggtcacacatggcaggaatcatTTATGGGTTCCTCGCGGGCATTTAACAAGTAACATGTCAATGTGATTGGTGGTTATGAGTAAAATGTGGGCTATCAAGGGTTGGATCCGTTGTTAACTAATAACGTGCACCTCACTATCATTAATTATGGGTAATGTGGGCATGATCTGAGTATATTATAACACAAATTGCATATCCCTGTCTTTGTGCATGGGTTCATGTGGGTATGGGTCTTTTAGGGACAGCTTTGAACAGTTAAAGTGTATTGCCATGTGGGCCATATGCCACATGGGTACCAAGCAGGTGTGGCCCACATGGGTTTAAATTTGTGGGTCCCATTTGTACGGTGTGGGACcaacaaaggtaaaaaaaaaaaaaaaaaggctacgtGCGCACAGGCAGTAATTGGGTATCACTATGTGGGGCACATATGCATGGTACATAACATGGGTCCTGCCTTGTTAGAAACCATGTGGGTGTCTGTTGGGGCCTGTAATGTGCAAAATGCACAAGCTGCCTGTTAATTTGAGGCCATGTTGACATAATTCAAGAGCACCTTCCTTGCAAAATGTAGCACCTTGTATATCAGAAACCATCCAAGCGTTCAAGCCCCATTTACAGTTTTAATCACATGCTTATACCTCcgtaaattaaaaacaacaaaggcTTCATACTGCAAAACAACCCCCAACATCATCTAAAATAAACTG
The sequence above is drawn from the Thalassophryne amazonica chromosome 21, fThaAma1.1, whole genome shotgun sequence genome and encodes:
- the znf395b gene encoding zinc finger protein 395b isoform X2 — encoded protein: MAAMGPEGRVGPGPDGTVAEPDGTVAGPSRLQACISRTTHNSNRPHQSQILVCTQSRGQSDKTFVDSEHPNKTPVRLQQMDAKEGQSNLAAPPQTTAPTLHICNMSTTGEAPHSFRSPESVEMDEIMAAMVLTSLSCNPVVQSPPQTDPGSVGPSPPAEMECGGGELSDSGSSGYWSWDHGNMSPAPSPSVTEMDSSPDEGVQMEPDQGEELNAKKLKSSFRGVYQCLWPSCGKVLTSSVGMKKHVRMLHLGGSAHSQREEDFYYTKISCESTDARFAPAPSPQALGQALSSHLCWTSCFPPPCSELQIPPAHRPRSNSSSGPGTNRPSPLSQSAPSSFLQIHTEHLYQACSPVQVSVIPRNLGCYSGTPPTYVSGHTNTPMVKPRCRSVSVGEQWLQQNRLQAVSGSPSRSHCSFRKGRGETKKCRKVYGVERKDQWCTACRWKKACQRFPD
- the znf395b gene encoding zinc finger protein 395b isoform X1, translated to MAAMGPEGRVGPGPDGTVAEPDGTVAGPSRLQACISRTTHNSNRPHQSQILVCTQSRGQSDKTFVDSEHPNKTPVRLQQMDAKEGQSNLAAPPQTTAPTLHICNMSTTGEAPHSFRSPESVEMDEIMAAMVLTSLSCNPVVQSPPQTDPGSVGPSPPAEMECGGGELSDSGSSGYWSWDHGNMSPAPSPSVTEMDSSPDEGVQMEPDQGEELNAKKLKSSFRGVYQCLWPSCGKVLTSSVGMKKHVRMLHLGSGSAHSQREEDFYYTKISCESTDARFAPAPSPQALGQALSSHLCWTSCFPPPCSELQIPPAHRPRSNSSSGPGTNRPSPLSQSAPSSFLQIHTEHLYQACSPVQVSVIPRNLGCYSGTPPTYVSGHTNTPMVKPRCRSVSVGEQWLQQNRLQAVSGSPSRSHCSFRKGRGETKKCRKVYGVERKDQWCTACRWKKACQRFPD